The uncultured Campylobacter sp. genome segment TTTCAACTGCTTTTAAATTTCTTAGAAATTAATATTGTTTTAGCTAAAATCGCAGATTAAATTTTAAACAAAAGGATCAAAAAATGGCACAAATTCAAGAGGCCGAGCTCATCTGGAAAGACGGCAAGCTAATCCCATGGGCGGAGGCCACTACTCACGTTTTGACGCACTCTTTGCACTACGGAAACGCCGTGTTTGAGGGCGTGCGCGCCTATAAAACCGACAAAGGCTACGCGATTTTCCGCTTGGACGAGCACACTGCCCGTCTTGAAATTTCGGCAAAGCTCTGTCTAATCAAGCTTCCGTTTAGCTTCGAGCAACTTCGTCAGGCCCAGATCGACGTCGTCGCGAAAAACCGCTTCGATCAGACCGTCTATATCCGCCCGCTAGCGTACTTCGGCTACGGCTCGATGGGCGTTTCGTCCAAGGACTGCTCTGTAAATGTCGTCGTCGCAGCGTGGCAGTGGGGCGCGTATATGGGCGAAGAGGCGCTACGCAAGGGCATTAAAGCCAAAATTTCATCGTGGATAAAGCCGGCGCAATTTTCTATGATGGCAAAAGCTAAAGCTAGCGCGAATTATTTTAACTCGCAGATGGCAAATTTCGAAGCGGTCGATGCGGGATACGATGAGGCGATACTGCTAGATCCGCAGGGCTTCGTCGCAGAGGGGCCGGGCGAGTGCCTATTTATCGTAAAAGATGGGCTCATCATCACTCCGCCGAACGATACCAGCTTAGAGAGCATCACTCAAAACTCGGTCATCGAAATCGCGCGCAGCCTGGGCTACGAAGTCCGCAGAGAGCGCATCGCTCGCGATCAGCTCTATGCCGCGGATGAGGCGTTTTTCACCGGCACCGCCGCGGAGGTCACGCCGATTAGCAACATCGACGGTAGGATCATCGGCAAGGGCGAAATGGGCGAGGTCACTAGCCGCTTGCAAAAGGCGTATTTCGCCGTCGTCACGGGCAAAGACCCAAAATTTGAGCACTGGCTCACATACGTTAAATAAGGACACGCATGCCTGCGGATTTGAATGATTATTTTAATAAGAAAAACAGCGACAAAAAAGGCGGGAATTTAAATTTTAAAATTCCTAATTTTGGAGGAATGGGCAAGTTTAGCGGCGTGATTTACGCGATAATCGCGATAATCGCGCTACTCGTGATCTCAAAACCCTTCGTCACGATCCAATCTGGCGAGGTGGGGATCAAGTCAAATTTAGGCAAATACGATCCGACGCCTCTTGGCGCGGGACTTCACTTTTTCGTGCCGTTCATACAGGACGTATTCGTCGTAGATACTCGCACGCGTATCATCAACTACACTAGCAGCGAAGATATGAGCGCGGGTATCGCTACTAAAAGCGGCACCGCGGGCGGTATCATTAGTAAAAACTCGCTTTCGGTGCTAGACTCGCGAAATTTGCCCGTCAGCATCGACATCACCGTGCAATACAAGCTCAATGAAGCCACGGCGCCCAATACGATCGCCGAGTGGGGCTTTTTGTGGGAGGATAAGATCATCGATCCGCGTGTAAAGGACGTCGTGCGTAGCGTCATCGGCAACTATGCCGCCGAGGAGCTGCCTACCAAACGCGACGAGATCGCCAAATCGATCGACGACGGCATCCGCAAGAATATCGAAGCACTGCCGAATTCGCCCGTAGATCTGCTAGCCGTGCAGCTTCGCGAGATCATCCTGCCGGCGAAGGTAAAGGAGCAGATCGAGAGCGTGCAGATCGCCAAACAGGAGGCTGAGCGCACCAAATACGAGGTCGAGCGCGCAAATCAAGAGGCGCTTAAAAAGGCTGCTCTTGCCAAAGGTAACGCAGACGCCGTCAAAATCGAGGCTCAAGGTCGCGCCGATGCCGCTAAGATCGAAGCCGACGCGCAAGCCTACGCTAACAAAGAGATCGCAAAGAGCTTGGACGCAAATCTTTTAAGCCTCAAGCAGATCGAGACGCAGGCTAAATTTAACGAGGCGTTGCGCGAAAACGGCGACGCAAAAATTTTCCTAACGCCGGGCGGCGCGGTGCCTAATATCTGGGTCGATACGAAAGATAAGGCGAAGCAAAGCGCCATCGAGCGGGAAAATTAAAATTTCAGGAGGCTGTGCGCTCCGATTTCGCGAACTAAATTTAATAGCGAGATTTAAAGCAAGCCCGCTCCGGGCGCATAAACTTAACTCGCGATTTCGCAAGTTAATATTAGCGACGAGCGCGATTGCTCGCGATTAGCAAAACTCACACTCGTCGCAGCTTAAGCCTAGCGATCGCTTAAAATTTAGCCGCCAGGTTTACTCTTTAAATTTACGAGGCTCGCCGCTTCGTAAATTCATAACTCAAATTCCGCGTGCGGCGGCTAAATTCAGGGCGCGCGACTTCGTAAACTAAGGATCAAAGATGAAGGTAGATTGGCAAAAATTAGGCGGGCTGCTCCCCACGATCGTGCAGGACGCGGGTGACGGCGCGGTTTTGATGCTCGCGTATATGAACGAAGAGGCGCTAGGCCTAACGCTGCAAACGGGCTACGCGCACTACTTCTCGCGCAGCAAGAGGCGCATCTGGAAAAAGGGGGAGGAGAGCGGTCACGTTCAGCTCGTAAAATCCGCGTTTTTGGACTGCGACAACGACGCGCTGCTGCTTAAAGTCGAGCAATGCGGCGGCAGCGCCTGCCACACGGGCGCGCGGAGCTGTTTTTTCAAAGAGATTTCGCTGCAAAAATGCGGCGAAAATTTCGATAGTTCGAGCGCTTGCGGCACGGAAAATTTCGCAGAATACGGCTCTGTAACATCTCTCGCGCAGAAAAATTCCGCAAATTCCCGCGCAGGGCAAAATTCCGTAGCTTGCGACGGCTCGGCGGATTACGCGCCCCAAAATTCTATTGCCCGTGACGGCTCGCAAAATTTTATGCCTCAAAATTCCACTGCCTCTTGCGATCGGCAAAGCTCTGCGACACAAAATTTTATGACAGCAAATTCCATCGCGACAAATTCCGCCGCAGAGCGTAGCGCTCAAAATTTAGACGCCGCCTCGAAAAATTCTACGCTCAAAAACTCCGCAGAAAAAAGCCCGTACGGCATTTTGGACGAAATTTATCACGTCTGCTTGGATCGCAAGCTAAACGGTGAGTCCGCGCTCTCCTATGTCGCCTCGCTCTACGCAAAGGGCGAAAACGCCTATCTCAAAAAGATCGCCGAGGAGGCGTGCGAGTTCGCGCTGGCGTGCAAGGACCTCTCGCGCAGCGGGCTTTACGCAGACGTCGCGCGCGAGGGCTTCGGCGAACACAGAGCGGGCGAGCCGCGATACGACGTAATTTATGAGGGGGCGGATCTTTTATTTCACCTTCTGCTCGCACTTGCGGCGCACAATATCCACCCGGACGCCCTGCTTGACGAGCTAGTACGCAGGCAAGGACAAAGTGGCATCGAAGAAAAGCGTCGTCGCGAAAAATGATGCGTAAAATTTAATCGTGAAGACGTCTTTTCCGCTCGCCCGCTTTGCGCGGCGAGCTAAATTTAAAAAGTGTTGCCGAAATTCTGTGCCGAATTTCAACGACGAAAGTATATTTCAACCGCGCTATTGCCGCAAAATTTAATCGCGCTGCGCGAGCAAATCCGCGCGTAAATTTAAGCGCTTGCGTAAATCGTAAAATTTCACTAAAATTCTAAAATCAAATTTAAAGGATAGCTGATGAGGCAGATCACGATGCAGGAGGCTTTGGACGCGGTTAGCGAGCGCTACTGCAAAGGCCATCACTACGAAAACGTAGCACTCACCGATGAGATGGTGCGCCGCATCTGCGAGGTAAAAAGCCTCGTAAATATGGGCTTTATAGGCACGGCCATCACGGACGCGGCGCTGCAGCATCTAGCCGCGCTACCGAAGCTTGCGTATCTATTTTTGCAAGATAGCGATAAGATAAGCGGCGAGGGCTTTAGATACTTTGCGGGGCACGCCAAGCTCGAGCACATCGGTATCGAAAACGTCAGCATCACGGATGAGGGGCTAAAAGCGATCGTGCAAATCCCGAAGCTAAAATCGCTACGCCTGGTCAATTCGCGCGTAAGCTTTGCAAGGCTACTAGCCGCGGCGGATACCAAAATCCAGTTTTATCTAGACGGCGGGCGCTTTAGCAAGGAGCAAATTGCAGAATTCGAACAGGCGCAAAGAGACGCCGCAAAGAGCAAAAAGAAGCTTGATCCAGATGACCTGGCGGCGGCGCGCGATACGCTACTCGCATTTTTTGCGGCGATGAGCGAGTGGGAAAAATTTGCCACATCGCGAATTGATGACGCGGATGACGGCGAGGTGCAGCGCAGATGCAACGAGCTCTTTGCGCGCTACTGTACGCCCGTTAAGCGCAGCGGCTTCCGCCCCGAGGGCATTTCGTTTTCGATGGCGGAGGGCGGCACCTACGGCAGGTACGAGCTAACGGACGCCGAATGCGAGAGCAAAAATAAAATTTACATCTACGCCAAGGACGAACACGGCTTTGCGCGACGCTTCCTGCTCGTGCGCAAGGACGGGCGCTGGCTCGTAGACAGATGCCAAGGCATGGACGGCAAAAACCGCGGGCTGTAAAATTTGAGCGCGAAACGGGGTTTAAATTTCATCGGCGCTGCAAAACAAAGACAAAGAGGACAAATGAGCGGTAAAATTTCTGCGTACGACGCGCACGGCGATCAAAGAAAGGCGCGAATGAAAAGGCGAATTTTCTCCGAGCTGGGCGGCTTCGTGATAAAGGGTCCTCGCGCTGCTCGCGCGCTATCTGGATGAGCACAGGCTTGCGAAAGGAGACGTTCTTGCTTATTTTACGCAGACCGAGCACGGGGGCGCGGTCACAGAAGAGGGTATCGCGGTGCCGATATTGAGCGTTCGCAGCGATTATTACGATTTTGCGGTTACCATGGGCGAGGCGGATGAGGAAATTTTTAATCAAAACGAAGCAAAAATCATCTCTCGCGGTTGGGTCTTTCACTCTTCGGGCACGCTAAAGATCGTAGGCATCGGCTATTTTAAAGATATGAGCCGCATCGGCGAGCAAAACAGCCTGAGCTTTCGCCTAGAGCGCGGTCGGTACCGCTTGGAAATTTTAGGCGGATACCGAAGCGCAAATTTTAGCGACGCGGCCGCTTCCTGCGATGATACGCCTATTTTAAGCGATACGCCAGTTTTTCATCTGCGGCTTACGCCCTCTGCCGAGCCTAAATTTAGCGGCGATTTGGAAACGTCATTTTATTTTTAGCCGAATTGATAAAATTTCGCGCAAAATTTCTCTTTTTATATGCGGCGGGCAGGCAAAATTTTATAAATTTGGCCGCATTTAGTCGCTGCGCCGAGTAAAATGCTATAATCAGCGCCAAATTACGGGAGGCGAGATGGTTTTTGACGAACTTATAGACGCGCTAGCGAAAAACGGCTGGCAGATACGACGCAGGAATGAAATTTGCCCGCCGCGGAGCGAATTTTTAGGCGGCAGATTTAAAAATTTAAGCGAAGATTTTTACCGCTTCGTTTGCTCCTTTGGGACTTTGCATGACGCTGCGGACGCCGTTTGGTTCGTATCCGCCAGGGATTATGCATCGCCAGGCGCGGACGAGGCGGAATTTTGCTACGGAGATTTTGAAAAAGACAGCCTGGAGTGCGCGGCTAACGATGCGGAAAGAGCCGCCGTGAGCGCATTTTGGAGCGAGTGCTTGCCGTTTTTGTTTTCGGTCAGAGGCGAGCGCTGCTTCGCAGGCATCCTCACGCAGGGCGCAGACGCGGGTAAGATCGTATTCGGCGCGGAACCGATCTATGAGGATGCCCTGGTCATCGCGCAAAACTTCGAGGAATTTATCGCTCTTTTCCTCGCCGCGCTCACGGATAAAAGCGCCGCGAAATATCCGCTTTCTTGTTTTGCGTAGCGGCTCACGATACTGAAAAGCTGCCGAGCGGAGATGAAGCAGTGCAGCGAGGTACGCGGTGCGGGATACAAATTTTAGACTCGCGCAAAATCTACGCTGCGGATCGTATCGGAGAGCAAAATTTCGCTCGATGTTTAGAGCAAAGCGCGGGAAAAAACAGCGCCGCAAATTATACGAGCCACAAAAGTCCGCCCGCGCGGCTCTGCCTCTCTATCACCTTTAGCGCTTCAAGAATGTCCTCGCTTTGAAATTTAATGCTTACCGATGAAAACGGGCAGTGCTCTACCCGCCCCAAAAGCGGCAAGTCGCTTGCGCAAAGTGGGAATTTTTGCGTGTCGTAGCGATACCGCTTGCCGCTAAATTCTACCATTTTGCCGCCGCGCTGGCACAAGCACACACTGGGCTCATAGATCGTCGCGATGAAGTCTGGGGCTTTTTCGACGGTAAAGGTTGAGTGCCTCTATAGGCGTCTGAACGTGTCCATAGGCAGGATATAGCTCGTCCGCGATCTTTGCGGCGTCTTTTAAAATTTTATCTACTTCGTACATCCTTTCTCTTTTAAATTTACTCGGGCTATATTTAAATTTGCACGATTAGGCAAGAAATTTGCGGTATTATGTAGCAACTGCAACCAACTTCTATAAAATAATCAGATAAAATTCTAGCCATATTAATCGCATATAATAATTGCGGCGAAAAGGGAAAAATATGGCAGAATCTCACGTAATATCGGCTTTAGCAGCCAAACACGCAGAGCTTCAAGGTAGAATTAAATCATATCAAGAAGCTATCAAAGAAGCGAGAGATGAAATTTCAACTATCTCAAAAAGCATAAAGATATTTGATCCGAACTACGACTTAAGAAAGATAGCGCTCAAGAAAACGAGAGAAAGGTATTTTAAGCACAAAGAGCTAACAAAGCTTGTTATAGAGTATATAAAAAGCAACGATAATGTCGATATAAATGAATTAACAGAGTATGTAATGAAAGTAAAAGCTCTACCGCAAGAGCTTCATAAATCGATATACGGCGGAATTTACACCGTTTTAGAGAATTTAGCCCGTCAGGACGTAATAGAATGTCGTGTTGCAAACGACGCAAAACAATATCGTATAAAAATTCTAAATGCCTAATCTCTCAGCTACTCTATGATTGCCTTGCCAATAACCGCAGAATTCGTTTGAAATTCCGCTGTCTAAGCACTTTTTTAAAATATCTCTAAAGATAAAGCCATTATTAAATCGCCTTGTATCCTCTCGGTAAGCTATCTCATCGGCATAATTGGATAGATATAGCGTGCCTAGCTTATGGCATTGTCCGTATTGAAGCCTGCGAAACCTTGAGTTGTAGCTTTCGCTTTGATTGTTGTTTTCTCCGTTTGCACCGCAATACTCTATAGCATGATTAACCACTCTGTGGTTGTAATGAGCGATAAAATTTGAATATCCCATATTCTCATCGGTATGAACTTCGCTGCCTCTTACGATAAATCTATGAGCTATACGACTTAATTCTACCGGATTCTCGCTTCTTAAAATAAAGGTTCTCGTTCGATTTGCGCCGATGCCGAATTGATCTCTTTGCCTAAGCGATATAACTACTCTTTTATTGGGCTTGTATGCTTTTCTACGATCTATTCTCTTTTCTAATCTATTTCTAGGGCGGATATAGCCGTTAACATATACGCCGTCCATTTCGACTACGCCTTGAAACGGGCGCAAGCTATCATAGTCCATTAAGCTTTCGCGAATTTTATGAAGCAATACCCAAGCGGTTTTGTATTGAACGTCTAAGTCACGAGAGAGTTGTAATGCCGAAATTCCTTTAGCGGCATTAGCGAATATCGCAATGGCGGTAAGTATAGTCTGAAGCGGTAGCTTATGCCCATGAAAAATCGTGCCGCTAGTAACGCTAAAGAAGCTTGCGCACTCCTTACATTTAAACTGCTTTCGAGAGGCTATGAAGTAAATTTTGCCGCTACTGCCGCAGCAAGGACACACCGGGTTGCCTTTGGTTTCAAACCAACGAACTTGTTTAAAAGCTGTAATAGCTTGGAAGTCATTCATTCTGGCAATTTTAATAAGAGATAGCTTGCGAGCTTCAGCCGATAGTAAAAAGTGCTATGCCATATCTACCTCCTATATTTTTATATAGTTATTATACATATATATGTATTAAACTTATCTTAATTTACTACATAATAATGTAATAAATTTCTAGCTATATATATTTTTTAAGAAACATTAGCTATACTTACGTTATAGAATAAATTTTGAAGGCATAAAAATGAAGTTGGCTCATGTTTTATATAAAATTCACAAACTCATAGAAGCAAAAGAGATAAAAAATATCACTAAAAGAGAGATGGCAAGTAGGCTAGGAGTATCTGAGCGAACCTATATAGAGTGGCTTAGAGAGACTAATGAACCTATCGCTATGAAAGCGGTGCTTGATATGTTGTCACAACTAAAAGATGATGATATATTACAGATTATTAGAGAGTGGGAAGATAGCTAGAAAGTAAAATGAAAAAAAGAACTTTTATAGACTTATTTGCCGGTGCCGGCGGAATGGCAGAGGGTTTTTATCAAGAGGGTTATACTGCTCTTACTCATATAGAATTTGATAAATATGCTTGCTTAACGCTGCAAGAAAGAATGAGGCACTATGGATATTCCCAAAATGAAATTAATAAAGTAAAGCCTACTGATATAACAAACGAAAATATTATAGAAATTATAGGAGATAATATTGGTAAAACTAACGATGTCGATATAATTATAGGTGGTCCGCCTTGTCAATCTTTTTCATCACAAGGTAAAGCAAGAGACCCATTTGGTATGAAAAAAGACCCTAGAAATTATTTATATGAAAATTATTTAAAGATACTAAATTACTTTAAACCAAAATTTTTTGTATTTGAAAATGTTAGCGGCATACTATCTACGACAATCAGAGGTAATTCCATAATAAAAAATATTTTTAATGGTATGAAAGAAAACTACGATATTGTTGAAGACAAAAATATTATTTTATTAAATGCAGTTGATTTTGGAGTTCCGCAAGATAGAAAAAGGGTTGTTATTATAGGTGCAAGAAAAGATTTAAACATTAATCCTAAAAATATTTATGATGAACTTAAAAAGATTACAAAAAAAATAAATAAAACAACCGTGAGAGACGCTATATCTGATTTACCAAAATTAAAGCCATCGGAGGGAAAGGAAACCATTGATTTTAATTCGGTCAAAAAGTCAAAATATTTAGAGTGGGTTAGACCAAATAATTATAAACTTTTGCACGGACATATTGCTAGAAGCAATAACGAGCTGGATAGAAAAAGATACCGTCTTATGGCAAAAAATAAATGGACTTTGTCAGATTTATATGAGAATGAGCCAAGTTTAATACATTCAAAAAAAAGGCTATTTAACAATAGCTACTGTGTTCAAGATTATGATACTCCGTCAAAAACAATCATTGCACATTTGCATAAAGACGGTAATCAGTTTATACACCCAGACTACACACAAGAGAGAAGTCTTACGCCAAGAGAAGCCGCAAGACTACAAAGTTTCCCTGATGATTTTATTTTTCCTTGTTCAATAACACAGCAATTCAAACAAATAGGCAATGCCGTTCCGCCATTGATGTCTAAATATATAGCTATGGTTTTAAAAAAATATTTATAATGGTGTAAAAATGTTTTTTAAAAATATTGCAAACTTAAATACAGCCCAAGAAAAAAAATATTTTTTGGAAAATATTGATTTGATTAATCGCTTGATAGAAAAAACAAAGGAGTTGTATAGTTTAAATACCACAGAGCTAAAAAGTAACGACATATACGAACAATTAAAGTATGTAGGAATTATTAATAAAGAATACGAAATTAATATTTTAAAAAAAATATTAAAAAAAGACTATGA includes the following:
- a CDS encoding phosphoribosyl-ATP diphosphatase, with amino-acid sequence MTANSIATNSAAERSAQNLDAASKNSTLKNSAEKSPYGILDEIYHVCLDRKLNGESALSYVASLYAKGENAYLKKIAEEACEFALACKDLSRSGLYADVAREGFGEHRAGEPRYDVIYEGADLLFHLLLALAAHNIHPDALLDELVRRQGQSGIEEKRRREK
- a CDS encoding XRE family transcriptional regulator is translated as MKLAHVLYKIHKLIEAKEIKNITKREMASRLGVSERTYIEWLRETNEPIAMKAVLDMLSQLKDDDILQIIREWEDS
- a CDS encoding NTF2 fold immunity protein — protein: MRQITMQEALDAVSERYCKGHHYENVALTDEMVRRICEVKSLVNMGFIGTAITDAALQHLAALPKLAYLFLQDSDKISGEGFRYFAGHAKLEHIGIENVSITDEGLKAIVQIPKLKSLRLVNSRVSFARLLAAADTKIQFYLDGGRFSKEQIAEFEQAQRDAAKSKKKLDPDDLAAARDTLLAFFAAMSEWEKFATSRIDDADDGEVQRRCNELFARYCTPVKRSGFRPEGISFSMAEGGTYGRYELTDAECESKNKIYIYAKDEHGFARRFLLVRKDGRWLVDRCQGMDGKNRGL
- a CDS encoding SPFH domain-containing protein: MPADLNDYFNKKNSDKKGGNLNFKIPNFGGMGKFSGVIYAIIAIIALLVISKPFVTIQSGEVGIKSNLGKYDPTPLGAGLHFFVPFIQDVFVVDTRTRIINYTSSEDMSAGIATKSGTAGGIISKNSLSVLDSRNLPVSIDITVQYKLNEATAPNTIAEWGFLWEDKIIDPRVKDVVRSVIGNYAAEELPTKRDEIAKSIDDGIRKNIEALPNSPVDLLAVQLREIILPAKVKEQIESVQIAKQEAERTKYEVERANQEALKKAALAKGNADAVKIEAQGRADAAKIEADAQAYANKEIAKSLDANLLSLKQIETQAKFNEALRENGDAKIFLTPGGAVPNIWVDTKDKAKQSAIEREN
- a CDS encoding IS1595 family transposase; the protein is MNDFQAITAFKQVRWFETKGNPVCPCCGSSGKIYFIASRKQFKCKECASFFSVTSGTIFHGHKLPLQTILTAIAIFANAAKGISALQLSRDLDVQYKTAWVLLHKIRESLMDYDSLRPFQGVVEMDGVYVNGYIRPRNRLEKRIDRRKAYKPNKRVVISLRQRDQFGIGANRTRTFILRSENPVELSRIAHRFIVRGSEVHTDENMGYSNFIAHYNHRVVNHAIEYCGANGENNNQSESYNSRFRRLQYGQCHKLGTLYLSNYADEIAYREDTRRFNNGFIFRDILKKCLDSGISNEFCGYWQGNHRVAERLGI
- a CDS encoding branched-chain amino acid transaminase, whose translation is MAQIQEAELIWKDGKLIPWAEATTHVLTHSLHYGNAVFEGVRAYKTDKGYAIFRLDEHTARLEISAKLCLIKLPFSFEQLRQAQIDVVAKNRFDQTVYIRPLAYFGYGSMGVSSKDCSVNVVVAAWQWGAYMGEEALRKGIKAKISSWIKPAQFSMMAKAKASANYFNSQMANFEAVDAGYDEAILLDPQGFVAEGPGECLFIVKDGLIITPPNDTSLESITQNSVIEIARSLGYEVRRERIARDQLYAADEAFFTGTAAEVTPISNIDGRIIGKGEMGEVTSRLQKAYFAVVTGKDPKFEHWLTYVK
- a CDS encoding DNA cytosine methyltransferase, which produces MKKRTFIDLFAGAGGMAEGFYQEGYTALTHIEFDKYACLTLQERMRHYGYSQNEINKVKPTDITNENIIEIIGDNIGKTNDVDIIIGGPPCQSFSSQGKARDPFGMKKDPRNYLYENYLKILNYFKPKFFVFENVSGILSTTIRGNSIIKNIFNGMKENYDIVEDKNIILLNAVDFGVPQDRKRVVIIGARKDLNINPKNIYDELKKITKKINKTTVRDAISDLPKLKPSEGKETIDFNSVKKSKYLEWVRPNNYKLLHGHIARSNNELDRKRYRLMAKNKWTLSDLYENEPSLIHSKKRLFNNSYCVQDYDTPSKTIIAHLHKDGNQFIHPDYTQERSLTPREAARLQSFPDDFIFPCSITQQFKQIGNAVPPLMSKYIAMVLKKYL